The Palaeococcus ferrophilus DSM 13482 nucleotide sequence CGTTCATCTTTCATTCCTCCTTGAGCACGTTGAGGTATTTTTCCTTCAGGGCCTCGCGCTGCTTCTGGTATATCGCCTTGGCGCCCTTGATAGCTAACCTGACTGCCTCCATGAACTCCTCCTTGGTGAGGTAGCCGTCCATCTGGAGGAGCGTTATGTTGTTCTTTATGGGCATTATGGCAACCGGCACGTCAGCTCTTCCGTAGTTGTCCTCCTCCTTGTTGAGGTCGAGCACTATCGTGTCCTCTATCTTTCCGGCGGCGCAGGCCGAGACGAGGTCCTTCATGGGTATTCCCGCGTCGGCGAGGGCGAGTGAAGCGGCCACTATTCCCGCGACCCTCGTTCCAGCATCCGCCTGCAGAACCTCGATGAACACGTCAACCGCTGTCCTCGGGAAGAGCTCGAGTATTACCGCAGGCTCAAGGGCGCCCTTGATGACTTTGCTTATCTCCACACTCCTCCTGTCCGGTCCGGGCTTCTTCCTATCCTCAACGCTGAAGGGGGCCATGTTGTAGCGAACCCTCAGGATCCCCCTGTCCGGCCTCTGGAGGTGCTTGGGATGGATCTCCCTCGGGCCGTAAACGGCGGCCAAAATCTTGTTCTTGCCCCATTCTATATAGGCCGAACCGTCGGCGTTCTTAAGGACGCCCACCTCCATTGTGATGGGCCTGAGTTCGTACTTCTTTCTTCCGTCTATCCTCTTTCCGTTCTCATCAATGAGCTTCAAATCCTCGGGTTTTCCCATCATTCTCCCTCGCCTCCCTCGATTTGGGGTACCTCCTCAATAACACCCTGCTCCTTTAGCTCCTGAAGGCGTCCAATTATGTACTCCTTCACCCTGTCCGTGAGCCCCTGGGTGTGGCTCTCCCTGTTCACCTTTATTATCGCCTCAATGGCAACCTTCTCAAGCTCCTTCTCCTTTCCGCTGACCCACACCCAGCCGTTCTGACCCACCACTATCCTCGTCCGGGTGAGGCTCTTGATCATGTTTATCATGGAGCCACCCTTTCCTATGAGCCTCGGAACCTTTGAGGGCGTTATTGTGACGAGCTGGCCTCCCCTGAGGGGACCACCGCGGAAGGGCATGCCCTTCGTGGTGAGGTCAATCTGGTTTATCTCGTTGAATGCCTTCACCCTGGCGTAGATTATGTCCCCTATGTCGAATATCCTCCTAAGGTCCGTCTTAGCGAGGTCTATACGCTCGTCCGTTGCGTCCTGGACGCGAAGGCCGGCCTGATAGGGGGCGCCTATATCAACGGCCCAGTTCGAGAAGCGGACGTCAACTATCATGCCTATGACGTTGTCCCCAACCTCAGGTATGTACGGCCCCTCGAGGGGGATCACTCTAACGAGGTCGTTCCTGACTTCCACAAGCCCTATAACTGCCGCGTAAACCCTGTTCCCTTCCCTAAAAGTGCCTTTACCTGCCTTGAATGGTCCCTGAGCTATCAGAGTTCCCGGAACCACCAGTTCCTTACTATTCACAAACACCTTCTTCATAAGCCCTTCCTCTCTACCAGTTTAGTTACGACGGTGCCCTTCGTGAGGGCGTTGAGCTTCTCATAGAACTCGTTCTCAAGTCCGCCGGGAATCTCGATTAAAAACATCCACGAGCCGTCGCTGGCCCATTCCTCCTTCTTGATGGTTCCAAAGTGGCGAACCTCCCCGAAGGCCCTGCCCGTGTATTCGGAGGGTATCTTGACGGCTATCACCTTTGTCTCGATCTTTATTGGGAGAATTCTGCGTATGGCCTTAAGCACGTTCGGCACCTGGGCCTCAGCATCTTTAAAGAGGTCAACGTGGACTCCAGCCTCGTCCATTGCCTTGAGGATTCTCTCCGGCGGATGGGGGTAGCCGGTTCTCGGGTCAACGCCGTTACGGTGAATTATGACCGCTATCTGCCTTCTCTTCTCCTCGAGCATCTCACGCCTCTGCTGGGCCGTGAGCTGGACTTCGCCCTTCCTAAGGATTACCTTGGCCACCTCGTAGGGATCGCTCGTGCCAAACACCTTCTCCATCTCGTGCTCGCTCGCCTTGTCCCCCTTATGGGCATCCTTAAAGACGTAGGGGGTGGCAAGGATCTCCTCCATCGGAACGTCCTTGCCCTCCTTGAAGTCCCTGGCGAGGTAGGGGTCAACGAGTACCTCGAAGGTCTCACCGTGTGTCTTTAACCGGGCAATCACTGCCTTGTCAACGCTTATCGGCATGCGCCCCCACCTCAGTAGTTGCTGTCGAGTTCGGAGTAGTCAACTTCCTCTTCCTCGACTTCCTCTTTTTCGGCCTCTTTGAGGGCCTCCTCGAGGCACTTGGCGACCTTCTCCTTCTCGACCTTCATGAACTTCTTGTCCTTGACGGTTATGACTGCAACCTCTATGCTCTCGGGGCTGGGTTCTTCTATAGTCTTGGCGAGGGCCAGAACCGCGAGCCTTATGGCCTCGTCGAGGCTCATGTCCTCCTTGTAGTGCTCCTCGAAGATGGCCATGGCGGTGTTCCTTCCGCTGCCTATGGCGACGGCCTTCCACTCAAAGTAGGCACCGCTCGGATCCGTCTCGTAGAGTTCGGGCTTCTCGTTAACACCCGCCATGAGCAGGGCCGCACCGAAGGGCCTGACACCGCCGTACTGAGTGTGCATCTGTTTGAGGTCGCATATCTTCTTAACGAGAACGTTCAGGGGAACGGGTTCGCCGTAGGTGAGGCGGTAAACCTGGGCCTCCAAGCGGGCCCTGTCCACGAGAATCCTCGCATCGGCAATTATTCCACTTGAGGCGGCAGCTATGTGCTCATCAATCTGGAATATCTTTTCGTAGCTCTCGGGCTCGATAAGCCTGCTCGTAACCCTCTTCTCAACCGCCAGAACCACGCCTTCCTTGCACTTTACTCCAACGGCCGTAGCACCGCGTTTCACGGCCTCCCTTGCATACTGCACCTGGAAAAGCCGTCCGTCAGGGCTGAAAACAGTTATTGCCCTGTCGTAGCCGGCCTGTGGTGGTACAAACGCCATTTTACATCACCTCATGAGTTATCGTAACTTTTTATAATCCGACTTTCACTCTTCCCCTTATATACCCTCCGCCGGTTTTTTATTAAGTTTTTCCACGCCCCCTTTCGTTAACCACAAAAATTTTAAGGTTAACGTTATAGTCCCCCCGGTGGTTGAAATGAAAGGACGTGAGGTAGCGTTCGCGGGACTCTTCGCGGCCCTTACAGCGGTAGGAGCTCAAATAAGCATTCCCATAGGCGAGGTTCCAATAACGCTCCAGGTGCTCTTCGTTCTCCTGAGTGGAACGATTCTGGGGGCGCGTCTCGGAGCAATCAGCCAGCTCGTGTACATTATAGCCGGAGCGGTGGGCTTTCCGGTGTTCGCGGGTCTATCCGGTGGACTGGCCGTCCTGTACGGACCCACGGGAGGCTACTTAATGGCCTTCCCCATAGCGGCCGGTATAGCGGGCCTCTTTGCTGAGAAACGACGCCTCGAGTACTGCATCTTTGGAGCACTCGTCGCTATAGGAGTGATATACCTCCTCGGCTGGTTCCGCCTCGGGCTGTTCCTCCACGACTTCAGGAAGGCCCTCCTCGTAGGGGTCGTCCCGTTCGTAGTTTTCGATCTGATCAAGGCCGCGGTAGCCGTTAGCGTGACGGGAAGGGTAAGAAGGGCCCTCTCCCTCTAAACTCCCCCATTTTCCAGGTTCTTCTCCGCGAACCTGAGGTCAAAGGGAGTTCTCACCTTGAAGAAGCTTAGCGTCACCTTCGGGTTCCTGGCACTCAGCTCCTCTATGGATACGGGCTCGTAGTCGAGGTGGTGGGGGATGCATGAGATACGGCTCTCCCCCTCGGCCAGGCACGCATCTAGGGTAGCTCTCAGTGCCTCAACCTCGTAAAAAGCATGTGTCACCTCAAGGCTCCCGTTGGCCCAGCGGGGTATTAAAGCCTCAGCATCGCTCTCAAGGAAGAGCGTGGAGAGGTAGTTCACGAGGAACGGCATGAGAAGCGGCATGTTGCCTCTCACGAGGAACACTTCCCCCGAGCGCGGCAGGGCATTCAGGAGTGCTTCCACCTCGTTCTTTGCCCGCACACCAATGGGGTTCCCCACATGAAGGGAATAGCGCTTCACCTTCCCGGAGGGGACCACCGTGAGAACATCCCCTATCCTCTTGGCCTGTCCGAGCCTCCTCTCCACGAGCGATACCATCGGCTCATCGTCGAGGGGCGTGAGGTACCCGATTCCCCTCTCCCTGAAGGCGAGAATTACTCCGAGCATACTCCCACATGCGCGCAATGGTTTTTAAGGGCATTGCCCTAGTGAGCCCAGGTGGTGAGAATGCAGGCACACCATGTGAGGATAAGCACCTTCATACACGCAACCGAGGACGAGGACAAGGTGCTCGAGGCGCTCTCAACCTTTATCCCCGGTGAGATTGACGATGAGGACGTGAACTTCGAGGTGGTATCAACGGAGGGTTACTTCGGCAACCCCATCAAAGTTGTTACCGCGGAGATAAAGCGCTCAAAGGCCGTCAGGGCCTTTCTGAAACACCTGAAGAGCCTCCTCACGGAGGATGATGTGGACTACATCCTCGAGCACCTCGACGAGAAGGTTGACGAGGACGGGACACTCTACATCCGCTTCGACAAGCAGAAGGCCTACCTCGGGGAGGCGGAAGTGGCCGAGGGCGAGGACGTCATCAAGGTCATGGTCAAGGTCAAGGCGTTCCCCATGAGGAAGGAAAGCGTTGTGAAAGCGGTTGAGGAGTGGCTGGCGGGATGAGATGGGTTGAGCCGGACGTGAGGAGCGAGGAGGCCTACGAGAGGGCGGAGGAGCTCTTCGACGAGGTGGTTTACACTAAGGTTCTCCGCCTCGAGAAGAGCCCCGACTACGGAAAGCTCAAGGAGGAGCTTAGGGAGCTCCGCGGGAAGTACGACCACGTTGCCCTCCTAATAGAGACCACGAAGCCATCCCTGATCAGGGAGGTTAAGAGGCGGAACCTAAAGGCCCTAATCTACGTGCAGGGCGGGAACCTTAGGGTGAACCGCTTCGCGCTGGAGAGTGGTGTTGATGCGCTCATAAGCCCGGAGTTCGGGAGGAGGGATTCGGGGTTGGATCACGTCCTGGCACGTCTCGCGGCCAAAAACGACGTCGCGATAGGCTTTTCCTTGGCGCCCCTCCTCAGGGCTAACCCCTACGAGAAGGCTGCGATGCTGAGGGAGATGATGCGCAACTGGCGCCTCATTGAGAAGTACCGCGCCCCAAGGTTCATAACGAGTTCGGCTGAAACCAGATGGGGCGTTAGAGATCCGCGGGACCTCGTGAGCTTCGGCGTCGCCCTCGGGATGGACTTACCCCAGGCCAAGGCCTCCCTAACGGTTTTCCCGGAGAGGATGCTCCTCAGGCAAACTTAATAAACCCCGCCTCCAATCCCTCCCCCATGAGCGAGAAGCCGAAGACCCTCCCACCGACCCTAAGGGACAAGCACAGGTATCTGGCCATCCAGGTTATCGGTGAGAGGCCCTTTTCCTCCAAGGAGATAAAGAACGCCGTCTGGGAGGCGGCGCTCTCAACGCTCGGAACCCTCGGGAGCGCGCGGGCAAAACCGTGGTTCATAAAGTTCAACGAGAAGAGCCAGACGGGAATAGTGCGGTGCGACAGAAGGCACGTCGAAGAGGTACGCTTCGCCCTCGCGCTCATAACGGAGATAAACGGCTCCAAGGCAGCTTTCAGGGTTCTCGGAGTCTCGGGAACCATAAGGAGGCTCAGGCTCAAGTTCCTCAGGGAATTCGGGTGGTGAAGTGTGAAGCCCCTCCGCGATTCTCCGGTTAGGCGGAGGCTCCTGCAGCTTCTCCGGGAGAAGGAATACGTTTCCGGTGAAGAGGTAGCCAGGGAGTGCGGCGTTTCGAGGATAGCAGTGTGGAAGCACGTTAAAGAACTAAACGAACTCGGCTACACCATAGAATCCACACCCAGGGGATACAGGCTTCTTGGCGAGGCGGACGTTCCCTATCCCTGGGAGCTGGACGTTAAGGCCTACTACCTCCCAGTTACCCATTCAACCATGGACGAGGCGAGAAAGCTGGCCGAGAGGGAGGAATTTGCCCTCGTCATAGCGGGACGGCAGAGCTCGGGCAGGGGAAGGGTGGGCAGGGAGTGGGAATCTCCCCCCGGCGGCCTCTACTTCTCCGTGCTCCTGAGGCCCCGCCTCCCCCTTGAGAGGGTTAGGGAGCTCTCCATACGGGCGGCGGAAGTGGTCGCGGGGGTCATTGGCGAGATGGGGATTGAGGCGGTGGCAGATAACGGCGACGTCTTCGTTGAGGGAAGGAAGATAGCGGGAACCCTCGTGGAGGCCTTCGGGGAGGCCGACATGGTGAGGTTCGCCATCCTCGGGGTGGGAGTGAACGTAAACAACCCCGTTCCCCAGGGGGGCACATCGCTCTCAACGGAACTGGGGGAGAGGGTGAGCCTTCTGGGGTTTGCCCGGAGGCTTTTCGATGAGCTCGTGAAGGCCCTCCAGCCCACACCTTTTTAAGTCCGGCCCTGAAGTTTTGAGAGATGATAGAGGTAAGGAACCTTCACCACACCTACCCCGATGGAAAGGAGGCACTGAAAGGGGTTTACCTCACCGTGGGCGAGGAGATAGTGGCGTTAGTGGGGCCCAACGGAAGCGGAAAGACAACGCTGGCGAAGCACCTCAACGGTTTGCTCAAGCCAACCTCGGGGGAGGTTCTGGTGGACGGTGTGGACACTAGAGAGGCGAGCGTGGCGGAGCTGAGCAGAAAGGTGGGCTACGTTTTTCAGAACCCCGAGCACATGTTCTTCGAGGAGAACGTTTTCAAGGAGGTCGCTTTCGGGCCGAGGAACCTCGGGCTGAGCGAGGATGAGGTGGAGGAGAGGGTGAAGTGGGCCCTAGACGTGGTCAACCTTCGGGGCTACGAGGACAGGAGCCCCTACTCCCTGAGCGGTGGGGAGAAGCAGAGGCTGGCGATAGCGTGCGTTCTGGCTATGAGGCCGAAGTACCTCGTTCTGGACGAGCCAACGACGGGTCTGGACGAGAGGAGCGCGGCCAGCGTTAAGGAGGTCATAAGGAGGCTCCACGATGATGGCCACGGGATAGTTCTCATAACCCACGAGATGGAGCTCGTCCTTGAGCTGGCGGAGAGGGTCGTGATGCTCCAGAACGGCAGGAAAATCTTCGAGGGCCTTCCGGAAGAGTTTTTCTCCCTCGACCTGAGGATGCACGGACTTGAAAAGCCCTCCCTCCTGAAGATAGCCGAAAGGGCGGGGATTGGCTTTGTCAGGAGCGTGGACGAGTTCATAGAGCGGCTGGGGAGGGAGCTGCCGTGATATACAACCTCTACGTCCAGAGGGATTCGCTCCTTCACTCCCTCGACCCTAGGGTTAAGATAATCGGCGCTTTCCTTGGTATCGTCGCGGTGGTGACCTTCAACAGCCCTTACCTCCTCGGCGCCCTCTTCCTAATGCTCATCGCGGGCCTCAGGCTCCTGGGGAGGATAACGCTGGGGGAGCAGTGGAGGGTTCTAAAGCCCCTCCTTCCCCTAATGATTATCACCGCTGCCATATGGCCCTTCATTTTAAAGCCCCCGCTCTTCGGCCTTCTCTTTGGCGCGGGCTACGCCTTCCGCCTCGGGAGCATGGCTTTGATAACCTTCTCCCTCCTGCTGACCACGAAGCAGAAGGAACTCGTGCTCGGCTTCATAAAACTCGGCATGCCCTACGAGATAGGCCTGACCCTCACGATAGCCCTCC carries:
- the rrp41 gene encoding exosome complex exonuclease Rrp41; the encoded protein is MMGKPEDLKLIDENGKRIDGRKKYELRPITMEVGVLKNADGSAYIEWGKNKILAAVYGPREIHPKHLQRPDRGILRVRYNMAPFSVEDRKKPGPDRRSVEISKVIKGALEPAVILELFPRTAVDVFIEVLQADAGTRVAGIVAASLALADAGIPMKDLVSACAAGKIEDTIVLDLNKEEDNYGRADVPVAIMPIKNNITLLQMDGYLTKEEFMEAVRLAIKGAKAIYQKQREALKEKYLNVLKEE
- the rrp4 gene encoding exosome complex RNA-binding protein Rrp4; translation: MKKVFVNSKELVVPGTLIAQGPFKAGKGTFREGNRVYAAVIGLVEVRNDLVRVIPLEGPYIPEVGDNVIGMIVDVRFSNWAVDIGAPYQAGLRVQDATDERIDLAKTDLRRIFDIGDIIYARVKAFNEINQIDLTTKGMPFRGGPLRGGQLVTITPSKVPRLIGKGGSMINMIKSLTRTRIVVGQNGWVWVSGKEKELEKVAIEAIIKVNRESHTQGLTDRVKEYIIGRLQELKEQGVIEEVPQIEGGEGE
- a CDS encoding ribosome assembly factor SBDS, producing the protein MPISVDKAVIARLKTHGETFEVLVDPYLARDFKEGKDVPMEEILATPYVFKDAHKGDKASEHEMEKVFGTSDPYEVAKVILRKGEVQLTAQQRREMLEEKRRQIAVIIHRNGVDPRTGYPHPPERILKAMDEAGVHVDLFKDAEAQVPNVLKAIRRILPIKIETKVIAVKIPSEYTGRAFGEVRHFGTIKKEEWASDGSWMFLIEIPGGLENEFYEKLNALTKGTVVTKLVERKGL
- the psmA gene encoding archaeal proteasome endopeptidase complex subunit alpha; translation: MAFVPPQAGYDRAITVFSPDGRLFQVQYAREAVKRGATAVGVKCKEGVVLAVEKRVTSRLIEPESYEKIFQIDEHIAAASSGIIADARILVDRARLEAQVYRLTYGEPVPLNVLVKKICDLKQMHTQYGGVRPFGAALLMAGVNEKPELYETDPSGAYFEWKAVAIGSGRNTAMAIFEEHYKEDMSLDEAIRLAVLALAKTIEEPSPESIEVAVITVKDKKFMKVEKEKVAKCLEEALKEAEKEEVEEEEVDYSELDSNY
- a CDS encoding biotin transporter BioY, with product MKGREVAFAGLFAALTAVGAQISIPIGEVPITLQVLFVLLSGTILGARLGAISQLVYIIAGAVGFPVFAGLSGGLAVLYGPTGGYLMAFPIAAGIAGLFAEKRRLEYCIFGALVAIGVIYLLGWFRLGLFLHDFRKALLVGVVPFVVFDLIKAAVAVSVTGRVRRALSL
- the mobA gene encoding molybdenum cofactor guanylyltransferase, which encodes MLGVILAFRERGIGYLTPLDDEPMVSLVERRLGQAKRIGDVLTVVPSGKVKRYSLHVGNPIGVRAKNEVEALLNALPRSGEVFLVRGNMPLLMPFLVNYLSTLFLESDAEALIPRWANGSLEVTHAFYEVEALRATLDACLAEGESRISCIPHHLDYEPVSIEELSARNPKVTLSFFKVRTPFDLRFAEKNLENGGV
- a CDS encoding RNA-binding protein, with amino-acid sequence MQAHHVRISTFIHATEDEDKVLEALSTFIPGEIDDEDVNFEVVSTEGYFGNPIKVVTAEIKRSKAVRAFLKHLKSLLTEDDVDYILEHLDEKVDEDGTLYIRFDKQKAYLGEAEVAEGEDVIKVMVKVKAFPMRKESVVKAVEEWLAG
- a CDS encoding Ribonuclease P protein component 3, yielding MRWVEPDVRSEEAYERAEELFDEVVYTKVLRLEKSPDYGKLKEELRELRGKYDHVALLIETTKPSLIREVKRRNLKALIYVQGGNLRVNRFALESGVDALISPEFGRRDSGLDHVLARLAAKNDVAIGFSLAPLLRANPYEKAAMLREMMRNWRLIEKYRAPRFITSSAETRWGVRDPRDLVSFGVALGMDLPQAKASLTVFPERMLLRQT
- a CDS encoding ribonuclease P protein component 2, whose amino-acid sequence is MSEKPKTLPPTLRDKHRYLAIQVIGERPFSSKEIKNAVWEAALSTLGTLGSARAKPWFIKFNEKSQTGIVRCDRRHVEEVRFALALITEINGSKAAFRVLGVSGTIRRLRLKFLREFGW
- a CDS encoding biotin--[acetyl-CoA-carboxylase] ligase, translating into MKPLRDSPVRRRLLQLLREKEYVSGEEVARECGVSRIAVWKHVKELNELGYTIESTPRGYRLLGEADVPYPWELDVKAYYLPVTHSTMDEARKLAEREEFALVIAGRQSSGRGRVGREWESPPGGLYFSVLLRPRLPLERVRELSIRAAEVVAGVIGEMGIEAVADNGDVFVEGRKIAGTLVEAFGEADMVRFAILGVGVNVNNPVPQGGTSLSTELGERVSLLGFARRLFDELVKALQPTPF
- a CDS encoding energy-coupling factor ABC transporter ATP-binding protein; amino-acid sequence: MIEVRNLHHTYPDGKEALKGVYLTVGEEIVALVGPNGSGKTTLAKHLNGLLKPTSGEVLVDGVDTREASVAELSRKVGYVFQNPEHMFFEENVFKEVAFGPRNLGLSEDEVEERVKWALDVVNLRGYEDRSPYSLSGGEKQRLAIACVLAMRPKYLVLDEPTTGLDERSAASVKEVIRRLHDDGHGIVLITHEMELVLELAERVVMLQNGRKIFEGLPEEFFSLDLRMHGLEKPSLLKIAERAGIGFVRSVDEFIERLGRELP
- a CDS encoding energy-coupling factor transporter transmembrane component T family protein — translated: MIYNLYVQRDSLLHSLDPRVKIIGAFLGIVAVVTFNSPYLLGALFLMLIAGLRLLGRITLGEQWRVLKPLLPLMIITAAIWPFILKPPLFGLLFGAGYAFRLGSMALITFSLLLTTKQKELVLGFIKLGMPYEIGLTLTIALRYIPTLYILATNIMDAQKARGLELEKGNFLQRARKTVPILVPLIVSSIKTAHELAIALESRGFGAGKKRTLLHDIEMKGRDYAALAVLMAGFAVLMFLRYRYGLGHVELRF